A genomic segment from Phragmites australis chromosome 6, lpPhrAust1.1, whole genome shotgun sequence encodes:
- the LOC133922290 gene encoding protein tesmin/TSO1-like CXC 5, with protein sequence MEQGRNQQQPQQQPKQAVLPAAGEMKAPAVAPQQPKPPAPATPVPMPWPVVFTPTTPATEVKSGTPKKKKHCNCKNSKCLKMYCECFAEQVYCDGCNCSNCGNNIENEIARKDAVDTLLARNPLAFQPKIQNGPSTLNVRKDNSGAVPLVPKHNKGCHCKKSGCLKKYCECYQANILCSKNCRCMDCKNFEGSEERKALIQGDYVSDRNHIQQAASIALNGTIGSSGYNCSPVRRKRSHEDALGGTIKREGSLSEAQFQQVNHADVSLLAPSSTGFDGHNAANSQSKSHNPIYRSPLANTIHLSEVNDLVKQLVTACRMAAATIADSKVDETGAEKAFHANGLGNGNCKQQDLKEASPMDILSEACSDQPNINEMGSHWSDTTKNSRPASPATQALMCDEQDTTFGNDYRSSFPSILCDQDISEINAVQENLVLTRLREYLRVIITRGKINEHKSSSEAAMELDARQHHGAIPAFPQVKTEEKITSSDGTENVRLNEQSIPNDGSKGNTGS encoded by the exons ATGGAGCAGGGGAGGAATcagcagcagccgcagcagcagccgaAGCAGGCTGTTTTGCCCGCCGCGGGCGAGATGAAGGCACCTGCGGTGGCTCCGCAGCAGCCGaagccgccggcccctgcgacGCCGGTGCCGATGCCTTGGCCGGTGGTCTTCACCCCAAC GACGCCTGCCACTGAAGTGAAAAGTGGTActccaaagaaaaagaagcattGTAATTGTAAAAACTCAAAATGTTTGAAGAT GTACTGTGAGTGCTTTGCAGAACAGGTATATTGTGATGGTTGCAACTGTTCAAATTGTGGAAACAACATTGAGAATGAGATTGCCAGAAAGGATGCTGTTGACACGCTTCTCGCTCGTAATCCACTTGCTTTTCAGCCGAAAATTCAAAATGGCCCAAGTACACTCAATGTTCGAAAG GATAATTCTGGAGCAGTGCCTCTTGTACCAAAACACAATAAAGGCTGTCATTGCAAGAAGTCAGGATGCCTAAAGAAGTACTGTGAATGCTACCAAGCAAATATTCTTTGCTCCAAGAATTGTAGATGCATGGACTGTAAGAACTTTGAAGGAAGTGAAGAACGAAAAGCTTTAATTCAAGGGGACTACGTGTCTGACAGAAATCACATTCAACAAGCAGCTAGTATAGCTCTTAACGGTACCATTGGATCATCAGGATATAACTGTTCTCCGGTGCGTAGAAAAAGATCTCATGAAGATGCCCTAGGTGGTACGATAAAACGTGAAGGAAGTTTGTCAGAGGCACAATTTCAACAG GTTAACCATGCAGACGTTTCACTGCTTGCACCCTCTTCCACAGGATTTGACGGGCACAATGCTGCCAATTCCCAGTCTAAATCACATAATCCAATTTATAG GTCTCCACTAGCAAACACCATCCACCTTAGTGAGGTCAATGATCTAGTCAAGCAATTGGTGACTGCGTGCAGAATGGCTGCAGCGACAATAGCTG ATAGTAAAGTGGATGAGACTGGAGCAGAGAAGGCATTCCATGCAAATGGGTTAGGCAATGGTAACTGCAAACAGCAGGACTTGAAAGAAGCCTCCCCGATGGACATCCTCAGTGAAGCTTGTAGTGATCAGCCGAACATTAATGAAATGGGTTCCCATTGGTCTGACACTACTAAAAATTCTAGGCCTGCATCTCCAGCAACACAAGCACTAATGTGCGATGAGCAGGATACAACATTTGGAAATGATTATAGAAGTTCATTTCCGTCGATTTTGTGTGATCAAGATATTTCCGAGATAAATGCTGTGCAAGAAAACCTAGTGTTGACTAGGCTGCGAGAGTATCTCCGTGTGATTATCACACGTGGAAAAATAAATG AACACAAGTCCTCATCAGAGGCAGCAATGGAACTGGATGCCCGACAGCATCATGGAGCAATACCTGCTTTTCCCCAGGTAAAAACCGAAGAAAAAATTACTTCTTCCGATGGTACCGAAAACGTTAGACTTAATGAACAATCCATACCAAATGATGGATCGAAAGGAAACACTGGAAGCTAA